A stretch of the Nothobranchius furzeri strain GRZ-AD chromosome 5, NfurGRZ-RIMD1, whole genome shotgun sequence genome encodes the following:
- the si:ch73-139j3.4 gene encoding CD82 antigen: protein MKLELKIELLKFCFSVLNSIFLILGLSVGGCALWILFDTGTFLYILSSEEMRVVAVGLLMIGGVVMLVSMTGCAAAICERRFLLLVYVVFVIVLILGQLFVSLLLLINRKKIEQSLTETVDKIISEYGDDTNAHSRLLDNVQHYAKCCGRTGPADWMKNSFIQNLNLTSPEVLPCSCFRSYHLRFTSSWCSENISFTEPQFGRGNGTFDQNCSQKLNYWLQENILTIIGMDVGLILLQLALISISVSLFQMFGRKVVLKRTSQLIDEADDHPDSTPDDLLDCAEQNYAYMGPDADHTRPPLHDPQRSQQPAL from the exons ATGAAGCTGGAGCTGAAGATTGAGCTGCTGAAGTTCTGCTTCAGTGTTCTGAACTCCATCTTCCTG ATCCTGGGTCTGAGTGTTGGAGGCTGTGCGCTCTGGATCCTGTTTGACACTGGAACCTTCCTGTACATCCTCTCCTCGG AGGAGATGCGTGTGGTAGCAGTAGGACTGCTAATGATTGGGGGTGTGGTGATGTTGGTCAGTATGACTGGATGTGCTGCAGCCATTTGCGAGAGACGCTTCCTGCTGCTAGTG TATGTAGTCTTTGTCATCGTCCTCATCCTCGGCCAGCTGTTTGTCTCACTGCTGCTGCTCATAAACAGGAAAAAG ATTGAACAGAGTCTGACTGAAACTGTGGACAAGATCATCTCTGAGTACGGAGATGACACCAACGCTCACAGCAGACTTCTGGACAACGTTCAGCACTAT GCTAAATGCTGTGGTAGAACCGGCCCGGCTGACTGGATGAAGAACTCTTTTATACAAAATCTGAACCTGACGAGTCCAGAAGTTCTTCCATGTTCCTGTTTCAGGTCATATCATCTCAGATTTACATCGTCTTGGTGTTCAGAAAACATCAGCTTCACTGAGCCGCAGTTTGGAAGAGGAAACGGGACCTTTGATCAG AATTGCAGTCAGAAGCTCAATTATTGGCTGCAGGAGAACATCCTAACCATCATCGGCATGGACGTGGGCCTCATCCTTCTCCAG TTGGCTTTGATTTCCATCTCAGTGTCTCTGTTCCAAATGTTTGGAAGAAAAGTGGTCTTAAAAAGAACCAGTCAGCTGATAGATGAAGCCGACGACCACCCAGACTCCACCCCTGATGACCTTCTGGACTGTGCAGAGCAGAATTATGCCTACATGGGTCCTGATGCTGATCACACACGCCCACCACTACATGACCCTCAAAGAAGTCAACAGCCTGCCTTGTAA
- the LOC139061501 gene encoding zinc finger protein 239-like isoform X2: MFRSECLNTRETSGFTTQKKILNDQPQQLNCTKEKVLGHQQPGLKQMEPEPPHINEEWQEPKPSFFKKEQEPRLTEEEDQLISQDEKRPDFFLHIICKEEDLLTDQQPCKQDRRSGLDQEGPDLHYLKEEHQKPDPPHIKEEQEDLCISQEEETRAIMVTNDESDLSESEPSNQQLLSEDRCPSSDADMSPIAESLSNSESGQRSLQCEFCGKVYKSRSKLKAHYRVHTGERPYVCQTCGKSFSSSSSLHNHVNTHSDDRPHACPHCGKSFRVHEKLLIHIRTHTGERPYSCKICGKSFSQNGNLTVHVRTHTGERRYPCDMCEKRFSNSGDLARHVSTHTGERPFSCLTCGKRFTQNGSLRAHMRMHTGERPFLCDACGKGFRQNRDLLVHKTTQHR, from the exons ACCAACCACAGCAACTTAACTGCACAAAGGAGAAGGTTCTCGGACATCAGCAGCCTGGCCTGAAGCAAATGGAACCAGAACCCCCTCACATAAACGAGGAATGGCAGGAACCCAAGCCTTCCTTCTTCAAAAAGGAACAGGAACCTCGACTCACTGAAGAGGAGGATCAGCTCATCAGTCAGGATGAAAAGCGACCAG ACTTCTTTCtgcacatcatctgcaaagaagAAGATTTGCTCACAGACCAGCAGCCTTGTAAACAGGATAGGAGGTCTGGTCTGGACCAGGAGGGACCGGATCTCCACTACCTAAAAGAGGAACATCAAAAACCAGATCCTCCGcatataaaggaggaacaggaggatctCTGCATCAGTCAGGAGGAAGAAACCAGAGCCATCATGGTGACTAATGATGAGAGTGACCTCAGTGAGTCAGAACCAAGCAACCAGCAGCTCCTGTCTGAGGACAGATGTCCGAGCAGCGATGCAGACATGTCTCCCATCGCAGAGAGTCTGAGTAACTCAGAGTCAGGTCAGAGGTCTCTACAGTGTGAGTTTTGTGGGAAGGTTTATAAGTCCAGGTCCAAACTGAAGGCTCACTACAGAGTCCACACCGGTGAGAGGCCGTACGTTTGTCAGACATGTGGGAAAAGCTTTTCCAGCTCGTCGTCGTTACATAACCACGTGAACACACACTCAGACGACAGGCCACATGCCTGCCCGCATTGTGGGAAGAGCTTCCGAGTCCACGAAAAACTTCTGATCCACATTAGAACCCACACTGGAGAAAGACCTTATTCATGCAAGATATGCGGCAAGTCTTTCTCTCAAAATGGTAATTTAACGGTTCACGTGAGGACGCACACCGGAGAGCGGCGCTACCCTTGTGACATGTGTGAGAAGCGTTTCAGTAACAGTGGTGATTTGGCACGACACGTGTCCACGCACACCGGTGAGAGACCGTTTTCCTGTCTGACCTGCGGGAAACGTTTCACCCAGAACGGAAGTCTAAGGGCTCACATGAGGATGCACACCGGCGAGAGACCGTTTCTCTGTGATGCGTGTGGGAAAGGCTTCAGGCAGAACCGAGACTTGCTAGTCCACAAAACCACTCAACACCGATGA
- the hjv gene encoding hemojuvelin yields the protein MESQAVLRVVLLPWKPCIHLTLLLVQLSLPEVRASCHILRCNSEFVAATFDLSSGGGSAVSREVVNAGYCSALRTYAICTKKMARPCRGDLAYHSAVQGIEDLLIQHHCPRVGPTAQPRPLPQGTLSADTCLYEKSFYSREGRLPEFLHCSVFGDLHIRTFDNDFHTCAVQGAWPLIDNEYLYIQATTSPARGEAYPTVLTKITVIFKNWRQCIDQQLYQAELDNVPAAFADGSVWSGERRGHRSLTVRTESPGRHTEIRAVHIGTLVVVRQSGRSLSLSIRSPREIVDAFGPDHDLQLCMWGCPASQKLNTLRPPLLNSLAPAAVSAEDHCALLLPAQDVYYQACVFDLITSGDLNSSMAAVSALQDARNMISNKERVHLLPASHAGNTNPCVMLLLLLGMLGVVGGA from the exons ATGGAGTCACAGGCAGTGTTAAGAGTTGTCCTGTTACCATGGAAACCCTGCATCCACCTGACTTTGCTACTGGTCCAGCTGAGTCTACCTGAag tcagagcttcctgccACATTCTGAGGTGCAACTCAGAGTTTGTGGCAGCGACCTTTGACCTGAGCAGTGGCGGCGGTTCAGCTGTCAGCAGGGAGGTGGTGAACGCCGGCTACTGCAGCGCTCTGCGCACCTATGCCATATGCACCAAGAAGATGGCCCGGCCATGTCGAGGTGACCTGGCATATCACTCTGCAGTTCAGGGCATCGAGGATCTGCTGATCCAGCATCACTGCCCCAGGGTGGGGCCCACGGCCCAGCCACGGCCTCTGCCTCAGGGCACACTGTCAGCAGACACCTGCTTGTACGAGAAGAGCTTCTACAGCCGAGAGGGCCGGTTGCCAGAGTTCCTGCACTGCAGCGTGTTTGGAGACCTGCACATTAGAACTTTCGACAACGACTTCCACACCTGTGCTGTGCAGGGGGCGTGGCCTCTCATAGATAATGAGTACCTGTACATACAGGCCACCACCTCACCAGCAAGAGGGGAGGCGTACCCCACAGTTCTGACCAAG ATCACTGTCATCTTTAAGAACTGGCGCCAGTGTATCGATCAGCAGCTGTACCAGGCGGAGTTGGACAACGTTCCTGCTGCGTTCGCTGACGGGTCGGTGTGGAGTGGCGAGCGGCGGGGTCACCGCAGCCTGACGGTTCGGACCGAAAGTCCAGGCCGTCACACAGAGATTCGAGCGGTTCACATCGGCACACTGGTGGTGGTGCGTCAGAGTGGACGCTCTCTCAGCCTCTCAATCCGCTCACCGCGGGAAATCGTGGATGCTTTTGGACCCGATCATGACCTGCAGCTGTGCATGTGGGGATGCCCCGCCTCTCAGAAGCTCAACACACTCCGCCCCCCTCTACTGAACTCTTTGGCACCTGCTGCTGTCAGTGCTGAAGACCACTGTGCATTGCTGCTTCCTGCCCAAGATGTTTACTATCAGGCATGCGTGTTTGACCTGATCACCAGCGGAGACCTGAACTCCAGTATGGCCGCCGTCAGCGCGCTTCAGGACGCCAGAAACATGATCTCCAACAAGGAGAGGGTTCACCTGCTTCCTGCCTCTCATGCAGGAAATACAAATCCATGTGTgatgctgctcctgctgcttggcatgctgggagttgtgggcggggcctag